Proteins from a single region of Cydia pomonella isolate Wapato2018A chromosome 13, ilCydPomo1, whole genome shotgun sequence:
- the LOC133524138 gene encoding uncharacterized protein LOC133524138, with protein sequence MSCNVMQNQEKWYEFLDLYRENACLWDIQSSSYMRRDLRNASYKILLEKYREIEPNATLDMVKRKIDIFRTGYRREIKKINKSRLNSTSDYEYKPTLWYFDKMTFLDYQEDASDIKDSYESDDQQAIEYIDIPEEYPDEESDPVVKYRLKMRNLDTKPRPRPRQKPYARERQNSPSYDSKQASFSGESEDDCASYCANLKLQMRGLDTQQKFIAQKLISDVIFLARTSQLTLDSSILINGSDI encoded by the exons ATGTCGTGCAATGTCATGCAAAACCAAGAAAAATGGTACGAATTTCTCGATCTATACAGAGAAAATGCCTGCTTATGGGACATCCAAAGCAGCTCATATATGCGGAGAGATTTAAGAAACGCAtcttataaaattttactcGAAAAATATAGAGAGATCGAGCCGAATGCTACGCTGGACATGGTGAAGAGAAAGATAGATATCTTCCGGACCGGTTATAGaagagaaattaaaaaaataaacaagtcTAGACTTAATTCAACGTCGGATTATGAATATAAACCGACGTTGTggtattttgataaaatgacTTTTCTGGATTACCAAGAAGATGCTTCTGATATTAAAGATTCATATGAATCAGATGACCAGCAGGCTATTgaatat ATCGATATCCCCGAAGAATACCCAGATGAAGAATCAGACCCAGTGGTAAAGTATAGACTCAAGATGAGAAACCTGGACACTAAGCCTCGCCCGCGGCCGCGACAGAAACCGTACGCAAGAGAGAGACAAAACAGCCCCTCCTATGACAGCAAGCAGGCATCCTTCTCTGGCGAATCCGAAGATGACTGCGCTAGTTATTGCGCTAATCTTAAACTACAGATGAGAGGATTGGACACGCAGCAGAAGTTCATTGCGCAGAAACTGATTTCTGACGTCATTTTTTTGGCCAGGACGTCACAACTTACTCTAGATTCGTCTATACTCATAAATGGCTCTGATATTTAG